Proteins encoded by one window of Chanos chanos chromosome 7, fChaCha1.1, whole genome shotgun sequence:
- the LOC115817462 gene encoding ladderlectin-like: MAILTISVLLFAVFIADGATESKCGCPPDWEGLLNRCYFFVSTLQTWAEAEKKCLTLGGNLASVHNAAEDDFLKKLANNTRIWIGAYDAAQDGLWLWSDGSKFDYSGWISGEPNSYQGQSEDCGEIINADGWNDSVCSLKFASVCSLNLPK; this comes from the exons ATGGCGATTTTGACCATTTCAGTGCTCCTCTTTGCAGTCTTCATTGCTGATGGTGCAACAG AAAGCAAGTGCGGATGTCCACCTGATTGGGAAGGGCTTTTGAATCGATGTTACTTCTTTGTCAGCACCCTGCAAACGTGGGCTGAAGCAGAG aaaAAATGTTTGACACTTGGTGGCAACCTTGCATCCGTGCACAATGCAGCAGAAGATGATTTCCTTAAGAAGCTGGCGAACAATACGCGTATCTGGATAGGAGCCTATGACGCTGCTCAG GACGGTTTGTGGTTGTGGAGTGATGGGTCTAAGTTTGACTACAGTGGATGGATTTCTGGTGAACCCAATAGCTACCAAGGGCAGAGTGAGGACTGTGGGGAGATCATTAATGCTG acgGATGGAATGATTCAGTCTGTTCACTTAAATTTGCGTCAGTGTGTTCACTGAATTTGCCAAAATGA